In Pollutimonas sp. M17, a single genomic region encodes these proteins:
- a CDS encoding acyl-CoA dehydrogenase family protein, translating to MIRDSETQTLLEDGVRRFVQEVLVPREEEVAETDRIPADIVGQMKELGLFGLSLPEEYGGLGVTMEEEVRIAFELGQTSPAFRSLIGTNNGIGAMGIYLDGTDAQKQAYLPRLASGELIGSFALTEPEAGSDAASLRTTAVREGDFYILNGTKRFITNAPEAGIFTVMARTDPAVKGAGGISAFIVEADSPGLSLGKTDKKMGQKGAHTSDVIFENCKVPAANLIGNREGVGFKTAMKVLDKGRLHIAAVAIGAAKRMLRDALDYAMNRKQFGSAISDFQLVQGMLADSKTELYAAECMVIDAARKRDEGRDVSIEASCAKYFSTEMCGRVADRAVQIHGGAGYVSEYAIERFYRDVRLFRLYEGTSQIQQVIIARGLTKGASI from the coding sequence ATGATCCGCGATTCCGAAACCCAAACCCTGCTGGAGGACGGCGTGCGCCGCTTCGTGCAGGAAGTCCTTGTGCCGCGCGAAGAGGAAGTCGCCGAAACCGACCGGATACCCGCCGACATCGTCGGCCAGATGAAGGAGCTGGGCCTGTTCGGGCTGTCCCTGCCCGAAGAATATGGCGGCCTGGGCGTGACCATGGAAGAAGAGGTTCGCATTGCCTTCGAGCTGGGCCAGACCTCGCCGGCGTTCCGCTCGCTGATCGGCACCAACAACGGCATAGGCGCGATGGGCATTTACCTGGACGGCACGGATGCGCAAAAGCAGGCTTATCTGCCTCGACTGGCCAGCGGCGAACTGATCGGCTCCTTCGCCCTGACCGAACCCGAGGCGGGGTCGGATGCGGCCTCGCTGCGCACGACCGCCGTGCGCGAGGGTGATTTCTATATTCTGAACGGCACCAAGCGCTTCATCACCAATGCGCCGGAGGCCGGGATATTCACGGTCATGGCGCGCACGGATCCCGCCGTCAAGGGGGCGGGCGGCATTTCGGCATTCATCGTCGAGGCGGACTCGCCGGGCTTGTCGCTGGGCAAGACCGACAAGAAAATGGGGCAAAAAGGGGCGCACACCAGCGACGTGATTTTCGAGAACTGCAAGGTGCCCGCGGCCAATCTGATCGGCAATCGCGAGGGGGTCGGTTTCAAGACGGCCATGAAGGTGCTGGACAAGGGCCGGCTGCATATTGCCGCCGTGGCCATCGGAGCCGCCAAGCGCATGCTGCGCGACGCCCTGGACTATGCCATGAACCGCAAGCAGTTCGGCAGCGCGATCAGCGACTTCCAGCTGGTGCAGGGGATGCTGGCCGACTCCAAGACCGAGCTCTACGCCGCGGAGTGCATGGTGATCGATGCCGCCCGCAAGCGCGACGAAGGGCGCGACGTGTCGATAGAGGCTTCATGCGCGAAGTATTTTTCCACGGAGATGTGCGGGCGGGTGGCGGATCGGGCGGTGCAGATCCACGGCGGGGCGGGCTACGTCAGCGAGTACGCGATCGAGCGCTTTTACCGCGATGTGCGGCTGTTCCGGCTGTACGAGGGCACGTCGCAGATCCAGCAGGTCATCATTGCGCGCGGGCTGACGAAGGGCGCAAGCATCTAG
- a CDS encoding DUF423 domain-containing protein, with protein MTERQLVVAGAVMLLIGVGAGAFGAHGLKRLISPEMLGVWQTAVLYQLVHGLGLLLLAVLCARFGVSLLGVAGGVMLLGILIFSGSLYALVLTDVKWLGAITPIGGVAFLVAWGMVAVAAYRGS; from the coding sequence ATGACTGAACGTCAACTTGTTGTAGCGGGAGCCGTGATGCTGCTGATCGGCGTGGGCGCCGGAGCATTCGGCGCGCATGGCCTGAAGCGCCTGATTTCGCCGGAGATGCTGGGGGTGTGGCAGACGGCGGTACTGTATCAGCTGGTCCACGGTCTGGGGCTGCTGCTGCTTGCCGTGCTGTGCGCCCGATTCGGTGTTTCTTTGCTTGGCGTGGCGGGCGGCGTGATGCTGCTGGGGATCCTGATTTTCAGCGGCAGTTTGTATGCGCTGGTGCTGACGGATGTGAAATGGCTGGGGGCGATTACGCCGATAGGCGGGGTGGCGTTTCTGGTGGCCTGGGGGATGGTGGCGGTGGCGGCTTATCGGGGGAGCTGA
- the ligA gene encoding NAD-dependent DNA ligase LigA, producing MTDRDEGRAEIAQRLAALRTQIAEHNRRYYVLDAPVVSDAEYDRLMSELLELEQAYPDLITPESPTQRVGAQPLSAFKSVRHAVPMRSLGNAFQAEDVLAFDKRVSDTLAGAGMAGADGQVEYVAELKFDGLAVSLRYEQGRLVQAATRGDGQTGEDITSNIRTLRSVPLMLAGDFPQVLEVRGEVLMNRRDFERLNEAQQARGDKIFVNPRNAAAGSLRQLDPRITAQRPLRFFAYGWGEIRIVHDGQTELFRQEAGDADMPRASHSAMLDWFQELGLPVNASRSVVAGAEGLLDFYTRTGAGRGALPFDIDGVVYKVNSLAAQEVLGYVARAPRFAIAHKFPAQEETTVLLDIEVQVGRTGAITPVARLKPVFVGGVTVTNATLHNEDEIRRKDVRIGDTVVVRRAGDVIPEVVAPVPELRPEDARLFAMPASCPVCGSAIERPEDEAISRCTGGLFCAAQRKQSLTHAAGRKALDIEGLGEKLVDQLVESGRVKSLADLFTLNADELAAYERMGRKSAENLVAALDAARKPTLGRLLYALGIRHVGETTARDLARHFGSVDAVMDADEEALLQVNDVGPVVSGSILRFFAEPHNRQVVAALAEAGVHPEPEATPAGGAQRLAGKTLVLTGTMPNWTRDEATRHILAAGGKVSGSVSKKTAYVVAGEEAGSKLTKAQELGVAVLDEAGLKALLGVS from the coding sequence GTGACCGACAGGGATGAAGGGCGCGCGGAAATCGCGCAAAGGCTGGCGGCCCTGCGCACGCAAATCGCCGAGCACAATCGCCGTTATTATGTTCTGGACGCGCCCGTCGTCTCCGATGCGGAGTACGACAGGCTGATGTCCGAGCTGCTAGAGTTGGAGCAGGCCTATCCCGATCTGATCACGCCGGAATCGCCCACGCAGCGCGTCGGCGCCCAGCCCCTGTCGGCATTCAAGAGCGTCAGGCATGCCGTGCCCATGCGCTCCCTGGGCAACGCCTTCCAGGCCGAGGACGTGTTGGCGTTCGACAAGCGGGTGTCGGACACCCTGGCGGGCGCAGGCATGGCCGGTGCCGACGGCCAGGTCGAATACGTGGCGGAACTGAAGTTCGATGGCCTGGCCGTCAGCCTGCGCTACGAACAGGGACGTCTGGTCCAGGCCGCCACGCGCGGCGACGGACAGACGGGGGAAGACATCACCAGCAACATCCGCACGCTGCGTTCCGTCCCCTTGATGCTGGCGGGCGATTTTCCGCAGGTGCTGGAAGTGCGCGGCGAGGTATTGATGAACCGCCGCGATTTCGAACGCCTGAACGAAGCCCAGCAGGCGCGCGGCGACAAGATTTTCGTCAATCCGCGCAATGCGGCGGCGGGCAGCCTGCGCCAGCTCGATCCCCGGATCACCGCCCAAAGGCCTTTGCGCTTCTTCGCCTACGGCTGGGGCGAAATACGCATCGTTCACGACGGACAGACCGAATTGTTCCGGCAAGAGGCAGGCGACGCCGACATGCCCCGTGCCAGCCATTCCGCCATGCTGGACTGGTTCCAGGAATTGGGGCTGCCCGTCAACGCGTCCCGTTCGGTGGTCGCGGGTGCAGAGGGCTTGCTTGACTTTTATACGCGCACGGGCGCCGGCCGTGGCGCGCTTCCCTTCGACATCGACGGCGTCGTCTACAAAGTGAATTCGCTGGCCGCGCAAGAGGTGCTGGGCTACGTGGCGCGCGCTCCGCGCTTTGCCATCGCGCACAAATTCCCCGCCCAGGAGGAAACCACCGTACTGCTGGACATCGAAGTGCAGGTCGGACGCACGGGCGCCATCACCCCCGTGGCGCGCTTGAAGCCCGTCTTTGTCGGCGGCGTCACCGTCACCAACGCCACCCTGCACAACGAAGATGAGATCCGCCGCAAGGACGTGCGCATCGGCGACACCGTCGTCGTGCGCCGCGCCGGCGACGTCATACCCGAAGTGGTCGCGCCGGTGCCGGAACTGCGGCCCGAAGACGCCCGTTTGTTCGCCATGCCGGCAAGCTGCCCGGTTTGCGGATCGGCCATAGAACGGCCCGAGGACGAGGCCATATCGCGCTGCACGGGCGGCTTGTTCTGCGCCGCGCAACGCAAGCAAAGCCTGACCCACGCGGCGGGGCGCAAGGCCCTGGACATCGAAGGCCTGGGCGAAAAGCTGGTCGACCAACTGGTGGAGAGCGGACGCGTCAAGTCGCTGGCCGACCTGTTCACGCTGAACGCGGACGAATTGGCGGCCTACGAACGCATGGGCCGCAAGTCCGCCGAGAACCTCGTGGCCGCCCTGGACGCCGCCCGCAAGCCGACCCTGGGCCGCCTGCTGTATGCATTGGGCATCCGCCACGTCGGCGAAACCACCGCGCGCGATCTGGCCCGGCACTTCGGCTCGGTCGATGCCGTCATGGACGCCGACGAAGAAGCCCTGTTGCAGGTCAACGACGTCGGCCCCGTCGTATCCGGCTCCATCCTCCGTTTCTTTGCCGAACCTCATAACCGCCAGGTCGTTGCCGCCCTGGCCGAGGCCGGCGTCCACCCGGAGCCCGAAGCTACCCCAGCGGGCGGCGCCCAGCGCCTGGCCGGCAAGACCCTGGTCCTGACCGGCACCATGCCCAACTGGACCCGCGACGAAGCCACCCGCCACATCTTGGCCGCCGGCGGCAAAGTCAGCGGCTCCGTATCCAAGAAAACCGCCTACGTGGTCGCCGGCGAAGAGGCCGGCAGCAAGCTGACCAAGGCCCAGGAACTGGGCGTGGCTGTACTGGACGAGGCGGGATTGAAGGCCTTGCTGGGTGTGAGCTGA
- a CDS encoding cell division protein ZipA C-terminal FtsZ-binding domain-containing protein: protein MSDLQIGLILLGVLLILIVLVFNWWQDRRIRQKMQEHFPERELDPLMSGNPMGGGRREPAFGAIDTAQETAADDTAEVDPSTEVVIDIGFAQAIPTDQLHQAIQSLHKAGSKPVRIFAEREGGGHRARLRPGEAYVSMQLAVLLANRSGPLTEIEWSQLWGMAQDLAERFDGAIEAPEQDEVMQRARELDGHCAGLDAQVALVLRLPGTAPVADMTRVLQEAGFLAYGRQLAWMSDTGTPRFTALFDGVPPQDVQSAGVDRVDLLLDLPNSPADEQAFSRMASVGRDLAKRLKAELLDDQGRPVHEGADHTIDKQLLDLYKRLAQAGFEAGAERTVRVFS, encoded by the coding sequence ATGAGTGACTTGCAAATCGGTTTGATCCTCCTTGGCGTACTACTGATCCTGATCGTCCTCGTCTTCAACTGGTGGCAGGACAGGCGCATACGGCAGAAAATGCAGGAGCACTTCCCCGAGCGTGAACTCGATCCCCTGATGAGCGGCAATCCCATGGGAGGGGGCCGGCGAGAACCGGCTTTCGGCGCCATCGACACCGCCCAGGAGACGGCCGCCGACGACACCGCCGAAGTCGATCCGTCCACCGAGGTCGTGATAGACATCGGCTTTGCGCAAGCGATTCCCACCGATCAACTGCACCAGGCTATCCAGTCCCTGCACAAGGCGGGCAGCAAGCCCGTGCGCATTTTCGCCGAGCGGGAAGGCGGCGGGCACCGGGCCCGGCTACGGCCCGGCGAAGCCTACGTGTCCATGCAGCTGGCCGTATTGCTGGCCAATCGCAGCGGCCCGCTGACCGAGATCGAGTGGTCGCAGCTATGGGGCATGGCGCAAGACCTGGCCGAGCGTTTCGACGGCGCCATCGAGGCGCCCGAACAGGACGAAGTCATGCAGCGCGCCCGCGAGCTGGACGGCCATTGCGCCGGCCTGGACGCCCAGGTGGCCCTGGTATTGCGCCTGCCAGGCACCGCGCCGGTCGCGGACATGACGCGGGTGCTTCAGGAGGCCGGCTTCCTGGCATACGGCCGGCAGCTTGCCTGGATGTCCGATACCGGCACGCCGCGCTTCACCGCCCTGTTCGACGGGGTCCCGCCCCAGGATGTGCAGTCGGCCGGCGTCGATCGCGTCGACCTGCTGCTGGACCTGCCAAACAGCCCCGCCGACGAGCAGGCCTTCAGCCGCATGGCCAGCGTGGGCCGCGACCTGGCCAAGCGCCTGAAGGCGGAGCTCCTGGACGATCAGGGCCGTCCCGTGCATGAGGGCGCGGATCACACCATCGATAAACAGCTGCTGGACCTGTACAAGCGGCTTGCACAGGCCGGCTTCGAAGCCGGCGCGGAGCGCACCGTAAGGGTCTTTTCGTGA
- the smc gene encoding chromosome segregation protein SMC: protein MRLTQIKLAGFKSFVEPTVIPTPSQLVGVVGPNGCGKSNIIDAVRWVLGETKASELRGESMQDVIFNGSGNRKPAARASVELVFDNSEGRAAGQWSTYSEIAVRRVLTRDGTSSYLVNNQQVRRRDIHDIFLGTGLGSRGYAIIGQGMINRLIEARPEELRVFLEEAAGVSRYKERRRETENRLSDTRENLTRVEDILRELASQLEKLEGQAEVAQQYRALQEDGEQKQHALWLLKESNAREEQQARFLSIEQAQTELEAATASLRAGESALESRRQAHYAAGDAVHAAQGLLFEAGAQVSRLEAEIRHVVDSRNRVQARRNQLQEQLQEWADQQVHCTEQIAQAESDLEAAAARTEEARAQADDAQARLPSIESQLRSAAASRDEMRGVLARVEQELALVAQAQRDADRQLQSLELRKERLEQELRDLNAPDPDNIERLAGDSAAMEEQLHEAQAQLLELEDRLPELDEQRRSAQGAAQEEAQALARLDARLAALGKLQDDVQKQGALEPWLAHHELTGLARLWQKLHIENGWETALEAVLRERMTGLELRNLDHAGAFAGDAPPARLAFYQLPVAAAAAPPIPGLTSLASLLRISDPDLRTLLNDWLAQVYVCADMGKALSLRNDLPEGGLYVVKEGHLVDRHSVRFYAPDSEQAGMLARQQEIENLRRDLKARQLIADQALAGVARAESAWQQVSQSQGPARQRVAELTRRLHDVQLEYSRLKQQAEQSGERAARIREELAEIALQSETLLAGKEESEARFEALDIQLGEHQENFSQAEMSGEDLHAQAEKARQHLRDLERAVHESEYAERALQTRIAELKRNLQLAVDQAQRANAELEGLQGELFELDASASQAGLQDALELRAEREEALNLARIELDNLAAMLRSADEERVSLERSLEPRRARIMELQLQEQAARLAVEQFAEQLDTQQVDRQKLRELLEQRPEEWRRTNWLQSEVQRISRSIDSLGSVNLAALDELNAARERKGYLDSQHEDLSTAIETLEDAIRKIDRETRELLQGTFDTVNGHFGELFPRLFGGGEARLVITGDEILDAGVQVMAQPPGKRNSTIHLLSGGEKALTATALVFALFKLNPAPFCLLDEVDAPLDDANTERYAKLVDSMSEQTQFLFISHNKIAMQMARQLVGVTMQEQGVSRIVAVDIDSALQMAEV from the coding sequence GTGCGTCTGACTCAGATAAAACTAGCCGGTTTCAAGTCGTTCGTCGAGCCGACGGTTATTCCCACGCCCAGCCAACTGGTGGGCGTGGTGGGCCCCAACGGCTGCGGGAAGTCCAACATCATCGATGCGGTGCGCTGGGTTTTGGGCGAGACCAAGGCGTCGGAACTGCGCGGCGAATCCATGCAGGACGTCATCTTCAATGGTTCGGGCAACCGCAAGCCGGCCGCCCGGGCGTCCGTCGAACTGGTTTTCGACAATTCCGAGGGCAGGGCGGCGGGGCAGTGGAGCACCTATTCGGAAATCGCCGTCAGGCGGGTGCTGACCCGCGATGGCACCAGTAGCTACCTGGTCAACAACCAGCAGGTGCGGCGCCGCGACATCCACGATATCTTTCTGGGCACCGGGCTCGGGTCGCGTGGATACGCCATCATCGGCCAGGGCATGATCAATCGCCTGATCGAGGCCCGGCCCGAGGAATTGCGGGTATTCCTGGAAGAAGCGGCCGGTGTGTCACGCTACAAGGAAAGGCGCCGCGAGACCGAGAACCGACTGAGCGACACGCGCGAGAACCTGACGCGGGTCGAAGACATCCTGCGCGAACTCGCCAGCCAGCTCGAGAAGCTGGAAGGGCAGGCCGAGGTGGCGCAACAATACCGGGCCTTGCAGGAAGACGGGGAGCAGAAGCAGCACGCCTTGTGGCTGCTGAAGGAAAGCAATGCCCGGGAAGAACAGCAGGCCAGGTTTCTATCCATAGAACAGGCCCAGACGGAACTGGAAGCGGCAACGGCCAGTCTGCGTGCGGGCGAATCGGCGCTGGAATCGCGCCGGCAGGCGCATTACGCCGCCGGCGATGCGGTGCATGCCGCGCAAGGCCTGCTTTTCGAGGCGGGTGCGCAGGTCAGCAGGCTGGAAGCCGAAATCCGGCATGTGGTCGATTCACGCAATCGCGTGCAGGCGCGCCGGAACCAGTTGCAGGAACAGCTTCAGGAATGGGCCGATCAGCAAGTCCATTGCACCGAGCAGATCGCCCAGGCCGAGTCCGACCTGGAAGCGGCGGCGGCCCGTACCGAGGAAGCGCGGGCCCAGGCCGACGACGCGCAAGCCAGATTGCCCAGCATCGAAAGCCAGCTCCGGTCCGCCGCGGCATCGCGCGACGAAATGCGCGGCGTGCTGGCGCGTGTCGAACAGGAGCTTGCCCTGGTGGCTCAGGCCCAGCGCGACGCCGATCGGCAACTGCAATCGCTGGAATTGCGCAAAGAACGGTTGGAGCAGGAACTGCGCGACCTGAACGCGCCCGATCCGGACAATATCGAACGCCTGGCGGGCGACAGCGCCGCCATGGAAGAACAACTGCACGAGGCGCAGGCGCAACTGCTGGAACTCGAAGACCGCCTGCCCGAACTGGACGAACAGCGCCGCAGCGCACAGGGCGCGGCGCAGGAAGAGGCGCAGGCCCTGGCCCGGCTCGATGCGCGGCTGGCCGCACTGGGAAAACTGCAGGACGACGTCCAGAAGCAGGGGGCGCTGGAGCCTTGGCTCGCGCATCACGAGCTGACCGGCCTGGCGCGCCTGTGGCAGAAGCTGCATATCGAAAACGGTTGGGAAACGGCGCTTGAAGCCGTGTTGCGCGAACGCATGACCGGCCTGGAACTGCGCAATCTGGATCATGCCGGCGCCTTCGCGGGCGATGCGCCGCCGGCCCGCCTGGCTTTCTATCAATTGCCCGTGGCCGCCGCTGCCGCGCCGCCCATCCCTGGCTTGACCTCGCTGGCCAGCCTCTTGCGCATCAGCGATCCCGACCTGCGCACTTTGCTGAACGACTGGCTGGCGCAGGTGTATGTGTGCGCCGACATGGGCAAGGCCCTGTCCCTGCGCAACGATCTGCCCGAGGGCGGCTTGTACGTGGTCAAGGAAGGCCACCTTGTCGACAGGCACAGCGTGCGTTTCTACGCGCCCGACTCGGAACAGGCCGGCATGCTGGCCAGGCAGCAGGAAATCGAAAACCTGCGGCGCGATCTTAAAGCCCGCCAGCTCATTGCCGACCAGGCCTTGGCCGGTGTCGCCCGAGCCGAAAGCGCCTGGCAGCAGGTGTCGCAATCGCAGGGGCCGGCGCGCCAGCGGGTGGCCGAGCTGACCCGGCGCCTGCACGATGTGCAGCTGGAGTATTCCCGCCTGAAGCAGCAAGCCGAGCAGTCTGGCGAGCGGGCCGCCCGCATCCGCGAAGAGCTGGCCGAGATCGCGCTGCAAAGCGAGACCTTGCTGGCCGGCAAGGAAGAATCCGAAGCCCGGTTCGAAGCGCTGGACATTCAATTGGGCGAACACCAGGAAAACTTCTCGCAGGCCGAGATGTCGGGCGAGGACCTGCACGCGCAGGCCGAGAAGGCGCGCCAGCACCTGAGGGATCTGGAACGCGCGGTGCACGAGTCCGAATACGCGGAACGCGCTTTGCAGACGCGCATCGCCGAGCTCAAGCGCAATCTTCAATTGGCCGTGGACCAGGCGCAGCGCGCCAATGCCGAACTGGAAGGCTTACAGGGCGAACTGTTCGAACTGGATGCGTCGGCCTCGCAGGCCGGCCTGCAGGACGCGCTGGAGCTGCGCGCCGAGCGTGAGGAAGCGCTGAACCTGGCGCGCATCGAACTGGACAACCTGGCCGCCATGCTGCGCAGCGCCGACGAAGAACGCGTCAGCCTCGAGCGTTCGCTGGAACCGCGCCGCGCGCGCATCATGGAATTGCAATTGCAGGAGCAGGCGGCCCGCCTGGCGGTCGAGCAGTTCGCCGAACAGCTGGATACGCAGCAGGTCGACCGCCAGAAGCTGCGCGAATTGCTGGAGCAGCGGCCCGAGGAATGGCGCCGCACGAACTGGCTGCAGTCCGAGGTGCAGCGCATTTCGCGCAGCATAGACAGCCTGGGCTCGGTGAACCTGGCGGCGCTGGACGAGCTGAACGCGGCGCGCGAGCGCAAGGGCTATCTGGATTCCCAGCACGAGGACCTGAGCACCGCCATCGAGACCCTGGAAGACGCCATACGCAAGATCGACCGCGAAACGCGCGAATTGCTGCAAGGCACTTTCGATACGGTCAACGGACATTTCGGCGAACTTTTCCCGCGCCTGTTCGGCGGCGGCGAAGCCAGGCTCGTCATCACCGGTGACGAAATCCTGGATGCCGGCGTGCAGGTCATGGCCCAGCCACCGGGCAAGCGCAACAGCACCATACATCTGTTGTCGGGCGGAGAAAAGGCCTTGACCGCGACCGCCCTGGTATTTGCGCTGTTCAAGCTGAACCCGGCCCCCTTCTGCCTGCTGGACGAAGTCGACGCGCCGCTGGACGACGCCAATACCGAGCGCTATGCCAAGCTGGTCGACAGCATGAGCGAGCAGACGCAATTCCTGTTCATTTCACACAACAAGATCGCCATGCAGATGGCCAGGCAACTGGTGGGCGTTACCATGCAGGAACAAGGCGTGTCGCGCATTGTTGCGGTGGATATCGACTCCGCCCTGCAAATGGCCGAGGTCTGA
- the lplT gene encoding lysophospholipid transporter LplT — translation MKKGFYLVMIAQALSSVADNALLIAAIALIADLHGPDWMAPMMKWWFALAYVVLAAFVGAFADSFPKGRVMFITNAIKVSGCLLMFSYGCFGLEADHQLILVFCAYTLVGIGAAAYSPAKYGIVTEMLPPELLVKGNSWIEGLTVLSIIVGTVLGGVLINPTVSDAVLSHSWLPAFVQTRTEGAILIIGIVYLLAAGTNLLIPLTNVRYPKQQTNPIKLLRTFNGYVRILWHDKLGQISLAVTTLFWGAGATLQFIVIEWGARHLGYRLDQASVLMGVAALGTVAGSILAGRVPLKRALMVLPVGVIMGFAVMLMPIVREQWAVYGVLLLIGGLSGFFVVPMNALLQHRGHVLLSAGHSIAVQNFNEQLNILLMLAVYSLMLWLNLPINVIIVIFGLLVSGLMLVFIYWNRLNHRANPGLENTIGQHGHGQALRQH, via the coding sequence TTGAAAAAAGGCTTTTATCTGGTCATGATAGCCCAGGCGCTCTCGTCCGTGGCAGACAACGCATTGCTGATAGCCGCCATCGCCCTGATCGCCGATTTGCATGGGCCCGACTGGATGGCGCCCATGATGAAATGGTGGTTCGCGCTGGCCTATGTCGTGCTGGCCGCCTTCGTGGGAGCCTTTGCCGACTCCTTCCCCAAGGGCCGGGTCATGTTCATCACCAACGCCATCAAGGTCAGCGGCTGTCTGCTGATGTTCAGCTATGGCTGTTTCGGGCTCGAAGCCGACCACCAGTTGATTCTGGTGTTCTGCGCCTATACGCTGGTAGGGATAGGCGCGGCGGCCTACTCGCCGGCCAAGTACGGCATCGTCACCGAGATGCTTCCCCCTGAATTGCTGGTCAAGGGCAATAGCTGGATAGAAGGTCTGACCGTGCTGTCCATCATCGTGGGCACGGTCCTGGGCGGGGTGCTGATCAATCCCACCGTATCCGATGCGGTGTTGTCGCATTCCTGGCTGCCCGCCTTCGTGCAGACCCGCACGGAAGGCGCCATACTCATCATCGGCATCGTTTATCTGCTGGCCGCCGGAACCAATCTCCTGATACCGCTTACCAATGTGCGCTACCCCAAGCAGCAGACCAATCCGATCAAGCTGCTGCGCACCTTCAACGGCTATGTCCGGATACTGTGGCACGACAAGCTGGGCCAGATATCGCTGGCGGTCACCACGCTGTTCTGGGGAGCGGGCGCCACGCTGCAATTCATCGTCATCGAATGGGGCGCCCGGCATCTGGGCTACAGGCTGGACCAGGCCTCGGTGCTGATGGGCGTGGCGGCGCTGGGCACCGTGGCGGGCTCCATACTGGCGGGCCGGGTTCCCCTGAAACGCGCCCTGATGGTATTGCCGGTGGGGGTGATCATGGGCTTTGCCGTCATGCTCATGCCCATCGTGCGCGAACAGTGGGCCGTATACGGCGTGCTGCTGCTGATCGGCGGCTTGTCGGGCTTTTTCGTGGTGCCCATGAATGCCCTGCTGCAGCACCGTGGACACGTGCTGCTGTCGGCCGGCCACTCCATCGCCGTGCAGAATTTCAATGAGCAATTGAACATCCTGCTGATGCTGGCCGTCTACAGCCTGATGCTGTGGCTGAATCTGCCCATCAATGTCATTATCGTCATCTTCGGCCTGCTCGTGTCGGGGCTGATGCTGGTATTCATATACTGGAATCGCCTGAATCACCGCGCCAATCCGGGCCTGGAAAACACCATAGGCCAGCATGGCCATGGGCAGGCCCTGCGCCAGCACTGA
- a CDS encoding uracil-DNA glycosylase encodes MNTAPSLSPLQLAWLQEIGLDRHMLARYVADPEPFAADGSAAASKSASGQGEPAVGMPAVAASAPPRQGADAAAPMAKSAPAMLRAGDALAGRAPKQAGETHHAPDAGSLPEEWEALRGHIAQCQACGLHAGRSQTVFGSGESNSPEWLIVGEAPGDFDDRAGLPFQGKAGVLLGAMLASIGLQPDTPVFFTNLVKCRPLGNRTPRPDEIAACKPYLQRQIARLAPRRILTLGRLAAQALLEEDGDLDALRGRVHRVRSETGQDIPLVATHHPASLLMRPQHKADAWRDLNLARSMATEPQA; translated from the coding sequence TTGAATACGGCGCCGTCCCTCAGCCCACTGCAATTGGCCTGGCTGCAGGAAATCGGCCTGGACAGGCATATGCTGGCCCGCTATGTGGCGGATCCGGAACCTTTCGCGGCGGACGGCTCCGCCGCCGCAAGCAAGAGCGCATCGGGACAGGGCGAGCCTGCGGTCGGCATGCCCGCCGTTGCGGCATCCGCGCCACCGCGGCAGGGCGCGGATGCCGCGGCGCCGATGGCCAAATCCGCCCCGGCCATGCTCCGGGCCGGCGATGCGCTGGCCGGCCGCGCGCCCAAACAGGCCGGCGAGACCCATCATGCGCCCGATGCGGGCTCGCTGCCCGAAGAGTGGGAGGCATTGCGCGGGCACATCGCCCAGTGCCAGGCCTGCGGACTGCATGCCGGACGCAGCCAGACGGTATTCGGCTCGGGCGAGTCCAACTCACCGGAATGGCTGATCGTCGGCGAGGCGCCGGGCGATTTCGACGACCGTGCCGGCCTGCCATTCCAGGGCAAGGCGGGGGTGCTGCTGGGGGCGATGCTGGCATCCATAGGCCTGCAACCCGATACGCCGGTGTTCTTCACCAACCTGGTCAAGTGCCGGCCCCTGGGCAACCGTACGCCCAGGCCCGACGAGATCGCCGCCTGCAAGCCGTATCTGCAACGGCAGATCGCGCGGCTGGCGCCACGGCGCATACTGACGCTGGGCCGCCTGGCCGCGCAGGCGCTGCTGGAAGAGGATGGCGATCTGGATGCCCTGCGCGGACGGGTGCACCGGGTGCGCAGCGAGACGGGGCAGGACATTCCCCTGGTGGCGACACATCATCCGGCTTCGCTGTTGATGCGCCCGCAGCACAAGGCCGATGCCTGGCGAGACCTGAACCTGGCGCGCTCCATGGCGACCGAGCCGCAGGCATAA